The stretch of DNA GTAGAGCTTGTAGCCGTAGTTCAGCGAGTCGCCGGCGGCCACTGGTTTTTTCGGCGTCCAGAACGCGACGATGTTGTCGAGGGTCTCGCCGGTGGTTGGAATTTCCAGCAGATCGATGGAGCCCTCGCCCCACGCGGTGGTCGGTTCGACCCACAGGCTCGGGCGCTTGCTGTACCAGTCGACGGTGTCCTGATAGTTGGCAAACTCGTGGTCGGTCTGCACCAGACCGAAGCCCTTCGGATCGGTGTCGGCGAATGCGTTGAACTGCAGGGTCGCCGGGTTGTTCAGCGGGCGGCAGATCCACTCACCGTTACCACGCCACATCGCCAGGCGATCGGAGTCGTGGATCTGCGGGTGAATGGTGTCGCACATGCGGCGTTCGTGGGTGCCGCAGCTGAACATGCTGGTCATCGGCGCGATGCCCAGTTGTTCGATGGCGGTTCGCGCGTTGATGTGGGCGTCGATCTCCATCACCACGCGCTCGGCCTGGCAATCGATGTCGAAGCGGTACGCACCGGTGGCGCTCGGCGAGTCGAGCAGCGCATAGACCACAAAGCGGGTGGCGTTCTGCTCCGGAGTTTCGAACCAGAACTTGGTGAAGTCAGGGAACTCTTCGCGCTTTTTCGCGTAGGTGTCGACGGCCAGGCCGCGAGCGGAGAGGCCATATTGGCCAGTCGCATCCACTGCACGGAAATAACTGGCACCGAGGAAAGACACTACGTCATGGCGATCCAGTTCCGGCGCCTTGAACAGCTTGAAGCCGGCAAACCCCAGGTCGCCCTTGAGCTGCTGGGTATCGACCGAGGTGTTCTCGTAATTGAACAGCGTCGGGCGGAAATGCACCTCGCGCGCGGTGCGGGTCTTCGGATCGACGCTGTACATGCGCACCGGCTGGCGGAAACCCATGCCGACGTGGAAGAACTGCACGTCCAGCTGACCCTTGTTCTCTTTCCACAGCGAATGATCGCCGTCGTAGCGGATCGCGTTGAAATTCTGCGGGGTCATGGTCGCCAGAGTCGGCGGCAGCACCTGTTTGGTGTCCTGATAAGCCGAGCCGGCCAGTTGCTTGGCCTGGCGCTTGAGCGCTTCGAAGTCGAAGGCCTGCGCTTCACCGTCGGCGGCACCGCCAGAGGCGGCCCAGGCGCGCGCGGCGAGCAGGCCTGAGGCGGAAAGGCCGGTGTAAGCCGCAATGGCCATGGACGCTTTGAGCAAATTCCTGCGGTGCATAGATACAACCTGTCGTGGACAATCCCGCGCCGTTCCTGGCACGTACTGGATCAGAAATTACGGTTCGGACAAGCCTTCGGCCAAACGCTACGGACTATAAACAGATGCCGGCTAGCTTAAACGGTTCGCTCGCCGAGCAAAATTCGTTGATTCACAGTGACAGAGTGTCAATGAAACAAGACATGTCGGTTAAAAATCTGACAGGGCGTTCTGATTTATACGGCATATCTGCTTTTTTCGACTAATTACTCTAAAAACCGCTTTTCAGCGCCGATTTAATTTCTATTCTATGGGCATGACCGGTGTTGACCGGTAGGGCACACGGCGCTGCTGTAAGGGGCAGGGCGATGTGGTGGTTTAGCAATTCTTTGAAGTATTGAAGGACATCGTCCATGGCAAAAATACAAGGGATCACCGACATGTTGGGCATCTTTCCCTGCCTCGGCAGCGGCCGCAAAAGGCGTCGGCTCAGCTCTGACGAAGTGAAGCTGGTTGAGCGATATCGGGAGCTTTCGGAGAACGACCGGATTGCGATGCGGTATCTGGTGGATGCGATGCGGAGTGTTTCGCGATTTTGAGTGAGGTGTGAAGTAACCAGCCGTCCTTTACGGCTGGTTCACCAATCCCGCGATCGTTCTGCCCGCTGGTGCAGAACACGAAGTATTTGAATGCGTCCGTGCATCAATCGGTAGGGAGCAATGAATGGATAGCGAGTGATCACCAACTCTCGAATATCGGGGGCGACCGACGGCCGCCCTGATCCCGGAAATTGTTCAAGTTGATGAAATGTTTTAAGAATCGAATCGATGATTTCTAAGGAGCCCTCTGAACCTAAAAGGCCTTGGTAGTGCTCATGGATAACATCGAGATCATTTTCAGCCCTTTTTGTCAGTACTACGTTCGGCACGTTTTGCCCACTTAGCCTTCACGGCATCCAGATCGGTGAGATTTCCAGCATCGGCATCTGCGATACCTTCGCTGATAGCTTGTAGATGCCATGACTCGGCCTCTACGTATCGAACCAGTGCACGCTTGAGATGGTATTGACGGTCTCTGTCCGTTGCCGCAGCCAGTTCATCCAGCTGCTGTGCCAACAATTCTTCGACGCGGAAAGATAGAACTGGCGAGGCCATGTCAGAATTCCTATGTATACGTTGTAAACGACGTAAACACCCTAGGCTGCTGCCAGAGCTTCGTCAACCGGTGAGCGTGCGACAGTCCAAGAAAACTGTAGCGGTCCATAATGGAACGAAGCGTCGAGATGTGTTGCGAAATGCTTGGCGCAACACTCTGACGTCAGAATCGACGCCAGAGATATACCGGTTTTGACGAGGATTTAGTTACAAGTCCCCTGAACCGGATACGGCCGCTGGCCGCGCATCAACTCTGGTACATCCCGCCATTTGACCCACGCCTGCTGCTGCCAGTGCAGCAGCGGCACGGTGACGCCTGCCCAGTGCATCGAACTCAGACTTGGGTGGTTTTCCACTGGACTTGAATGGGTTTCACGCAGCATTGGGATGACTTCATGGCTCAACCACTGGCGCAGGTGACGGTTTTCCGGGACGAAGTGATGGACGAGCAGGGCGAACAGGCCGGACTCGCTGACCATCGCGCAATCGATGATTTCGCCGTCCCGACGCAGAAGGACATGGCGACGCTGATCGGGATCGAGTTTCAGGGTGAGGCGTTCGTTCAGGGGGTAACCCATCAAGCGACCGAGATCTTGCACGCAGAACCAGGCTTCGTGGTCTTGCATGAAGGCGTGGAGGAAGCGGTTGTGGCGGGTGAAGGCGGTGGGGGTGAAGTGCGTTGAAGGTGGATTCTGGATTTGCGTAGACATGTAGTGACTTCCGTTTCGAGTTGGAAAGTCGCCACCAATTCTTCGAAAAATTGGGTGGCGAGCCGAGTGGCGTTCGAAGTCGGGTTACTTCCTGTCGAAACGGTAAAGCCGGAAGGCCCGCGCCACACGGCCCGCCATAAAGCAGAACTGAAGTTGTGAAAAAGCCGCAGTTCAATGGAGGGCATGCAAGCACCGTTTTGACAGTTTCCGGCTTCGACCCCGGATCGCTGAATTAACAGCGACGGGATAAAGC from Pseudomonas sp. P8_229 encodes:
- a CDS encoding glucan biosynthesis protein D, encoding MHRRNLLKASMAIAAYTGLSASGLLAARAWAASGGAADGEAQAFDFEALKRQAKQLAGSAYQDTKQVLPPTLATMTPQNFNAIRYDGDHSLWKENKGQLDVQFFHVGMGFRQPVRMYSVDPKTRTAREVHFRPTLFNYENTSVDTQQLKGDLGFAGFKLFKAPELDRHDVVSFLGASYFRAVDATGQYGLSARGLAVDTYAKKREEFPDFTKFWFETPEQNATRFVVYALLDSPSATGAYRFDIDCQAERVVMEIDAHINARTAIEQLGIAPMTSMFSCGTHERRMCDTIHPQIHDSDRLAMWRGNGEWICRPLNNPATLQFNAFADTDPKGFGLVQTDHEFANYQDTVDWYSKRPSLWVEPTTAWGEGSIDLLEIPTTGETLDNIVAFWTPKKPVAAGDSLNYGYKLYWSALPPVGTPLARVHATRSGMGGFVEGWAPGEHYPPVWARRFAVDFTGGGLDRLPQGTGIEPVVTCSNGKVQDFSVLVLDDIKGHRILFDWYPTNDSVEPVELRLFIRTNDRTLSETWLYQYFPPAPDKRKYP
- a CDS encoding type II toxin-antitoxin system RelE/ParE family toxin translates to MPNVVLTKRAENDLDVIHEHYQGLLGSEGSLEIIDSILKTFHQLEQFPGSGRPSVAPDIRELVITRYPFIAPYRLMHGRIQILRVLHQRAERSRDW
- a CDS encoding CopG family ribbon-helix-helix protein; its protein translation is MASPVLSFRVEELLAQQLDELAAATDRDRQYHLKRALVRYVEAESWHLQAISEGIADADAGNLTDLDAVKAKWAKRAERSTDKKG
- a CDS encoding Bro-N domain-containing protein, which gives rise to MSTQIQNPPSTHFTPTAFTRHNRFLHAFMQDHEAWFCVQDLGRLMGYPLNERLTLKLDPDQRRHVLLRRDGEIIDCAMVSESGLFALLVHHFVPENRHLRQWLSHEVIPMLRETHSSPVENHPSLSSMHWAGVTVPLLHWQQQAWVKWRDVPELMRGQRPYPVQGTCN